Genomic segment of Salvelinus alpinus chromosome 23, SLU_Salpinus.1, whole genome shotgun sequence:
agcaaagagaacaAATTCggcagtgggaggaggaggaggaggaggagggccccCCCCATAAAACCAGGGATCAAGGAACACCATACCAGTCAAACAAATTTGACCCAACCTGCGTCCCAAATTGATACTGGGGGTACATGGTCACACTTCCACTTGCCCCAGCCAACCTCGTCCTtcccagacctcagcaacctttACACACAGGAAGCAGCATTTAAGACAAAAGACCAGAAGGGAACAAACAGGAGCGATAGAACAGGACAATACCAAACATAAGACAGGTCAGTCACGTGGACATTCAGGAACAGGGTGCACGAGAGAGCGTATCAGCAACAAGCTCCAAGAAAAAGAACGTCTCAGGGTCCTCATTAAATTTTGACAACAACCGTAAGTTCCCAACAATATCAAATGTGTCCGAGGCATGATCGAAAGAGGAGCGACCTAGGTAAATCTGGGTCACCTTCCCAGAGCAAACTCTCCCCTGAGAGCTTTCCTTCCCTAACCAACTCTAATCGCTCTTGTTGCAGTTTGATTTTAGCACACTTCAAATACTGTTTAAATGCCAGTTCTTTTTCATACTTTACACGATCATGCTCCAGCTGTAACAGCACCAGTTATTTCTGCTGATCAAAAAGAAGATTAAGGCTAACAGATGGAGCAGCCATTGTAACGAAACAGGGAGACCGAGTCCTCGGCAGAGGCTGCCCCATTGCTAATTTCAAGAACACCTCTCCATCAGATTGCCTTTCAATATCAACCTAACAGAATTTAGAAGTTTATCACTAATTTCAACCTTGTAGTGCTTAGAGACCTTCAACAGCTGTTCTTTAGTACATAATTCTAACAGTTCCTCTGTTAAGTGAATGAACTTTTCTACGTAAGACACCATAGTCACAAGTAAATAAACAAATTCTTgctcttcccctctgctgagTACACCAGACCACCAGAGAAATGACAATCACACTGGGAACCACAAGAGAGATGAGATATATATTTGGAGCTTCCCCAAAACCTACAATAACTCAACCCTAGTCTTCGTGCGGATTTGAAGTggaaaaccccccccaaaaaaacagcaTGCTGGCAGATTCCCCCAAGCCACGGATGTGCTCCTGAGACAACTGCTCAGTCCAGACACCACAGAAATAACCATGCCCAACATAATCCAAAGTGAAACACGTCACTAAGCCTAACAGGGAAAAAAGAAAACGCTATAGCTCCAGATAGCAAGTGTCACTACCCTACCCAAATCTCCCCCTGAGGTACACAGCCAATTGTACTCACCTCAGACCAATGTCCCAAAAGCGAGTAGAGCAAGAGTTTCCAGCCTGGAAACTAACCAATGTACTATCCACCGCAGCAACCAACACTGACCCTACCAAACATTACAACTCAAAAGCTGTAACAAAAGTTACAATGCACCTACAGAGTTCTCAAACATTAACTCCACATTTCCCCCCCCAAACACATACTAGTAAGCCCAACAGCACTAGTATTATTCCTTCATAATGCAACAGAGTGCTATATGCCAAAATGTCTAGGAACCAACCTCATGATCCCAGACACGAACCTGCTCGAAGTTCATAAAAAGTTACaaaacgtggagataaggaataacaaaatatatttattaactgaagtaaactaaatacaattaacaatggtgtgtgtaggcAGTAATGTAAGTGAGTGTGCATAAAATGTGATAacgaggggtgttgaaaggtgccaaagtaAACAAACAAAACGGCCACAAAAAAAAATCTACCAGTGTCTGCACGGAGAGAGTATGCTCagtgaatggggaagaggtgcatttatccCGGAACAcacgagcccaggtgtgtcccatttcactgatgaccctcccagctccgcccaccgacattctattatggaaaacaagagcaaagagaaagaatccggcagacagagtgggagggtcgtcacatatTGTAAATCaattatttattgtatttatttttttcctgGTTACATGATCACAGCatctttttatatttatttatattcttTTACTtacagatttttttatatttaaaaaagatTGTGTTTGAATGAATTTTGCTGCTTCTCTCATGGCCCAAATATTAGTTGACTTTACATTGGTGAAAGAAACACATGCGAGACAAGCATTTCTGTTTGCTTTCTCACTTTTAAAGACAAAAACTCTCACAGACAGACCACATTGTTGAGATTCATTTATTGAGTGTTTTTTTCCTATCAAGGGGACACTCCCAAATGAATTGAGGAAAAACACAGACAAAGTCTGCTGTTATTTCCTGAACACGTTAGTACTTGTAAAGGTTTCTACTAAGACGGCGATGATGACTCAGCTGCACGGGCCCGGTAGCTATCTGTCACATCTTCTGCTGCCTCTCCATTTCATTTTCATTCTTTACTTCTCTCACCCTCATTTTATTTTTCCCTCTACTGAAACCCTCCTTCCTACTGGTCAAGTTCACCCCCAGTTGTAAACTCAGGGCACCATTAGAGATTGAGGCATTAATCACAAAGCCTACTACAGTGTACTACTACGTACTACAGTGTTAATGTATCCACACACTTATAACATGTCAATCAAAGGAGCTCTCACCCTGTGACAGAGTTACAGTACAAGTGATCGACAGATACACCACCCCTGTCGTGTATAGTTTGAATGATGGAATGAAATGTGAAAGGATTGatggaaggaaggatggatgggtgggtgggtgggtgggtggatggatgagtgTATTAGAGGGTTCTTTGTCACAGGGTtggtttgtgtctgtgtctctcttgaGCTCTCAGGTAGGGGGCGCCATTCTGTGATTCCAGTGCTGGTTTAGGTTTTCTTGAAGACCTGCTTGCACACAGCTCCACAAGCTCTCAGCTCCTGCAGAGTGAACAGAAGGTAAAATGATGTTCCATCGAGTGATTAAACAGGATTTTTAATAAATCCcattgattaattaattatttgtttttttataccCCCCAATCATCATTAATTGAGGTAAACAGCTGTGAAGATGTCAAAAATGTTCACAGTAATCAATCTCGTCTATGGAAAAAACCACAGGCAAAGCACATGTACTTGCAGTTATACTTTTAACCAGCAGAGGCAGCTGCTGTTCAGTGTTCCTGGGCTTAGTGACTCCAGGGAGCCACTCTGCTAATGAATAATTTCATGGCTACTAATTGCGAACATCTGTTAGAATCACTTTGACTAAATTATTTGGCAGTCAGTTGCCTTTTACTCAGCTTTGATGACAATAATCATAGCAATGAAAATCCGTAATGACAAGGTAATGAAAGTGGTCATACGGTAGTCATTGTCGAGGTCAGTAGATTTACTAATGTTTATGTATGGGTACACTAGAGGTGCACTACAAAGATACTATTTTATTGAGGGTCCCTAAACTCCAATTCTATCCACAAAGTGTAGGAATTTTGTCATGGAGTATTTGCCCTGGTGGTCCACACTTAGTTAAAATCTTGTTTGTGAGGTTACCAAAGCCAGAAACCAGCTATATTTTCACAAAAGCTTTGAATAAATGTTTTTTATCTCTGCTATTTATTGTTCGATCTGAGATCTGTTGTGACAAAAAGTGAAATCAGGAACTGAGGAAGAAGACTTGCATTCAAATGCCATGAATGAATGTGTTCTCTTACCAGATGAAGCTCATCCCCCTCCACCCAATGGGTCCAGCctcttccttctttctctcccttctgcACACACACCAGATTGTCTCCCTCCCATGAGATAGTggtctacacacagacacacacacacacacacacacacacacacacacacacacacacacacacacacacacacacacacacacacacacacagtagtgtgCAGGAATATATAACAACTTACAGACTTACAGACAgatgcatgcaaacacacacacacttttcttttCTCAGCAAAGCAAAATAGTGTTCTAATTTGTTCAGTTTATGATGGAGAAAACAATATGCTAGAGGACTTGAATGAGATCTTCCTCCCATGTTGTTGAAGTCACCAGCTACTCTACAGAGAgtaatccaattttatttgtatttatttttatttcacctttaattgagaacaagttctcatttgcaactgcgatctggccaagataaagcatagcaattcgacacatacaacaacacagttacacatggaataaacaaaacatacagtcaataatacagtagaacaaaagaaaacaaaaagtctatatacagtgagtgcaaatgaggtaagataagagaTGAACTACTCTATCCATCATCATCTTCAACACACGACCTAATGCCAGTACATATTCATACCAACAAATTAGTTTTCTCCTAGTGTTAAAggaaaactatattttggtatttgtttaattagtccattgttgacatagtcgcaaaaagttttcaagatatgtaactttcaaaaaacagaaatcatcTCCgttatgatgcattttgcatcatatgatgctaTGTTTTGCATCATGCAGAATGCATCAGTgtatgatttctgtattttgaaagttacatatcttgaaaacattttgggactatgtcaacaatggactaatgaaacaaataccaaaatatagtttttgggtCCAGTTTTCCTTTAAGTAATAAtgactatacagtatatattcaaTAATTCCCATATATTATACACACCAGCTCTTTCATGACATAAACAAGTTAGGATTCAACTGTATAAATAGTCATAAAGGTGTGGTATAGGTATAGCAAGGTCTCACAAATGGGAAGTTACAACAATACAGAATATAGTTGGCCCAGTGGCCAATAACGGACTTTCATTCCCTGATGGTACTTGCAGCCGCCCACAAGGTAATGGTTTATGGGCTTGGAAAGAAATCAGCCTACAGGCTTACAAGGGCTGTTCTTTTTGGGGGGGAGAAAAATATGCAGATCCTAATCAGGTCCCAGGAAAAAAATAATCTTATCAGAAGAAAAATTGTATCATACAAGTTTTTCTCAGATCTCCTGACTAACCTTCTCACCTTGTCCTCTATTGCCCGATTCACACTACAGGGCAGAGCCAAATTGTACTGTGATAGCTTGGATATTTagttttcacattgtccttttcaGCAGTTCCAGCAACTACGGTGGATGCCCAACTAGGCCAGCTCAGTGCAGCTAGGTTTAGCTCTGCTCTGttcggctcagtagtgtgaaaagcccTTATATGTTTTCAAGGACACCAGTGTCTTCTCTAATGCAGCAATCTACTGCTTCCCCCTTAGTCTCAACTCAAGGCCCCTTGTGTTCGCAGTGGTACCTCAATCAAATATTGATGAGCACACATAAGGACTGCCATTTGGGATCTCACACTAGAGGGAATATGACAAACCACTACTGAAACATCAAAATGAATCCTTGTTCCATATCTCTAGTCTCCAGAAATACGTTTTGATAGccttttaaaaaacaacaactgaatGTGTGATGGAAATGTTTTTGTCAACTCACCATGCATTTTCTGTCATCCACCCCTGACAGATCCTCTTCAAACTCCTTGCCAACATGGAAATCCATGTTGTAGTTCTTAAAGGTACTGAGGGTCTTGATGACCACGTGGTCGCCATCATGACTGATGTCTTTGTCGGGCTTCAACAAGGTGGCAATTTTCCTAATGGCAACATTTACATCTGTGTGATGGGTCTCcaaaaaaggaaagagagagagagagagagattaacacTGAGGAGCAGGAAGGCTACAGTCATCTATAGCCTAACATCACTTTCATAACCTCTGTTTCTGTATAGGCCATAACTGGATCTAATACCAGGAATCTCGCTATTTTTTGGGATACTTTGTAAATATGCAGCACTTTCAAAACCATTATTTTAGATGCCACAAGCAATATGTCAGTATCTACACCTGTGCTCCAATAAACACACTTTTGAACTATACTAAATtccataacgttagctagatataTTAATGCCTAGAGCTCAATATTGACCGCAGGGCGCAGTGGTCCTGATGCAACGGAACTCGACGTATGGAGCAGCAGTATCCTTGCGCATCATCCATTTGACTGAAGTTTGGAGTCCCCCTTAAACTAATCATCCCCAAAAAATGCTGTAACAACTCACCGAGGGCCTTTAAGTACTCCTCGAAGTTGTCATTTGAGATCATTTTCCAATACCCATTCAGATCAACTGGCATATTGGCTGTGTTTCTAGTTTCCTTACTTCCAGTGAAATGGGCAAAAGAGATCCGATATCGCTGTTTACTTGCGACGGAATGCATGACTGCTGTCCAGGCCTCCTATTTGAACCAGAACCCCTTTAATCCGATTACTTAATAGcttcttttttcttctttttttacaaGAATTggaaactccctccctcccaccaccgCTGATCCGCGCAAACTGCGCATTTGGAACGAGCCATACATCAATTAGTCCCAGCCTAGACTCAAGAGAACAGGCTGGGGACGAGATTATACATATGGGACAGGTGGGTAAATTGAGCCATAGGGGTAAATTGAACCACCTTTGAAACAATACACAAAATGTatcatttgaccaaatatttatgaacaggtcatcatttcatggagtccttGAAGGAAGAAActacatggaaaaagtggtaagcaaatTAGGTCCAAAAAAACGGATTATATTTATCACCAACACCAATTcatttattgtgttagaggtttcatttAAAGATGGTTATgtgcatcagttggggtctccataagcttcaatatgaggtcctaaccctagcatgaaagtgcagccatgtagctgtgtgggctaatatagtaaaAATGTTTGAACTTTGAGTaaattgagccaatggccattGGGTAAATTAAGCCAATGGCAAGTTGAACAAATGTAAGCGTTTTCTTCCTAGGAATGatgcaaggcattatcgctggaacatgaggtaacaacagggcctggcaAATGTTAAAAGTGTTTTAAAAGTACAACTTGTTTGTTAGATGTTAATGTTAAGCCTGTGTTCAAATATGCAAAACATGATTACAAGACAATAAAGcgattgtgattgtgttgaattgtgtttgggaaataaatatatatctatcaaaataaaaaataatgagtCACACTCTACATATAAACTCctagtaatttattgggtaaatcaccaacgttTCGTCATTACTGTGTCTTCTTTTTATAGCTTgtagtttattcgccgttagtcagccCCTCTACATAAAATACttttctctgggtgtgcgccagctcatgttttttattcGGGATATAAAGATAGacgtgttttttttatttttaatgtggtaatatttcattcagtacagaaatttGTAGGTGGCTTAAtttaccctgtccctatgctcaattTAAGTTATGTTATACCAAGAGACACTTCTTTTGGACAAACTATGTTTTCAAAACCGTAATGTTGACATGATTATTTACAGGGATACTCAACATCTTGAAATATATGttgatatctttgttagaaataaCTGCATGGGTGTTTCTTAATATGCATACTGCCGTGCTCCGCACTTTCATGCTCCGAGTGCATTCTCTGACCacgttctcttgagtacgttcttGTGAGGACGAGAGTGTGGAGAATGCATAAAGCAATACGTTTGAGAAGCACTCGGACCCAcgtactgtattacctcacgcttccactgaaccttcttccagccaggacaatggcaacaatagaCAAAACAAGATATGCACAAAGAAAACGTTTtacttcataattatcagctagatatgtgaattgtAATAATCTAACATAATTatctagccagccagctagtaaAACAGGCAAAATGACCTTAAACTAATGTTAAGCAAGGTACATTTTTCGCTGGTAGCTATAGTACCAATTATTCGTGATAGCCCTATTGACGTACTATGGATTTACCCATTCCCTGAACCGTCTTCCAGACAGGACAACAATGGAAAGAGAtgaaacaagatatacacaaacCAACCGTTTTACTTTATAACCTTCAGCTAGCTATATGTGAAGCAAAATAATGTAGCTAATCAGATAGTTGAAAAGGTAAACGGAGtacacattcaaatcaaatcaaatttattagtcacatacacatggttagcagatgttaatgcgagtgtagcgaaatgcttgtgcttctagttccgacaatgcagtaataacaacaagtaatctaacctaacaattccgcaactactaccttatacacgcaagtgtaaagggataaagaatatgtacataaagatatatgaatgagtgatggtacagacggcataggcaaggtgcagtagatggtatagagtacggtatatacctatgagatgagtactgtagggtatgtaaacataaagtggcatagtttaaagtggctagtggtccatgtattacataagatggcaagatgcagtagatgatatagagtacagtatatacatatacataagagatgtgtaatgtagggtatgtaaacattatattaggtggcattgtttaaagtggctggtggtacatttttacataatttccatcaattcccatttttaaggtggctggagctgagtcagtttgttggcagcggccgctaaatgttagtggtggctgtttaacagtctgatggccttgagatagaagctgtttttcagtctctcggtccctgcttggatgcacctgtactgacctcgccttctggatgatagcggggtgaacaggtagtggcttgggtggttgttgtccttgatgatctttatggccttcctgtgacatcgggtggtgtaggtgtcctggagggcaggtagtttgccccgggtgatgcgttctgccgacctcactaccctctggagagccttacggttgtgtgcggagcagttgccgtaccaggcggtgatacagcccgacaggatgctctcgattgtgcatctgtagaagtttgtgagtgcttttggtgacaagccgaatttcttcagcctcctgaggttgaagaggcgctgctgcgccttcttcacaacgctgtctgtgtgggtggaccaattcagtttgtccgtgatgtgtacaccgaggaacttaaaactttccaccttctccactactgacccgtcgatgtggataggggggagctccctctgctgtttcctgaagtccacaatcatctcctttgttttgttgacgttgagtgtgaggttattttcctgacaccacactccgagggccctcacctcctccctgtaggccgtctcgtcgttgttggtaatcaagcctaccactgtagtgtcgtccgcaaacttgatgattgagttggaggcgtgcatggccacgcagtcgtgggtgaacagggagtacaggagagggctcagaacgcacccttgtggggccccagtgttgaggatcagcggggtggagatgttgttacctaccctcaccacctgggggcggcccgtcaggaagtccaggacccagttgcacagggcggggtcgaggcccagggtctcgagcttgatgacgagtttggagggtactatggtgttaaatgctgagctgtagtcgatgaacagcattctcacataggtattcctcttgtccagatgggttagggcagtgtgcagtgtggttgcgattgcgtcgtctgtggacctattgggtcggtaagcaaattggagtgggtctagggtgtccggtagggtggaggtgatatggtccttgactagtctctcaaagcacttcatgatgacggaagtgagtgctacggggcggtagtcgtttagctcagttaccttagctttcttgggaacaggaacaatggtggccctcttgaagcatgtgggaacagcagactgggctaaggattgattgaatatgtccgtaaacacaccagccagctggtctgcgcatgctctgaggacgcggctgggaatgccgtctgggcctgcagccttgcgagggttaacacgtttaaatgttttactcacctcggctgcagtgaaggagagcccgcaggttttggtagtgggccgtgtcagtggcactgtattatcctcaaagcgggcaaaaaaggtatttagcctgtctgggagcaagacatcctgatccgcgacggggctgcttttctttttgtaatccgtgatagactgtagaccctgccacataccccttgtgtctgagctgttgaattgcgattcaattttgtctctgtactgggacttagcctgtttgatagccttgcggagagaatagctacactgtgtgtattcggtcatgtttccggtcaccttgccctggttaaaagcagtggttcgcgctttcagtttcacgcgaatgctgccgttaatccacggtttctggtttgggaatgttttaatcgttgctctgggtacgacatcgtcaatgcacttcctaatgaactcgctcaccgaatctgcatattcatcattgttgttgttggacgccgtgcggaacatattccaatccgcgtgatcaaagcagtcttgaagcgtggattcagattggtcggaacagcgttgaacagacctgagcgcgggagcttgtagttttaatttctgtttgtaggctggaatcaacaaaatggagtcgtggtcagcttttccgaaaggagggcgggggagggccttatatgcgtcgcggaagttagtataacaatggtccagagttctgccagccctggtcggacaatcgatgtgctgatagaatttagggagttttgtttttagattagccttgttaaaatccccagctacgatgaatgcagcctcagggtgtgtggtttccagtttacagagagtcagatagagttcgttcagggccatcgatgtgtctgcttgggggggaatatatacggctgtgattatgaccgaagtgaattcccttggtagataatgcggtctacatttgattgtgaggagttctagatcaggtgaacagaatgactttagttcctgagtgttgttatgatggtcacaccacgtctcgttaatcatgaggcatacccccccgcccctcttcttaccagaaagatgtatgtttctgtctgcgatgcgtgaagaaaccagctggctgcaccgactccgttagcgtcttttcagttagccatgtttccgtgaagcagagcacgttgcaatccctgatgtctctctcgagAAGTGCCCTCCGTGCTCCGTTTCgcatactttgatttggactcatTCTTTGACCCTCCCGTGCTCCAATTTCCGTAGTTCGCAGCACAGTAGTATGTATTTTGAGAAACACCCCATATTCCCTTGACGGAGctatgctgaatgtaaaaaatggctAAATTTACCTCACTTTCCTCTGCATTAAGGCATGTGCTATATATTTAAAAGTGCTTAATAAGATCAGCTAGGAGTAGGTTAAGAGGATTTCTCTTATCAATTCGGCCTAGTTTGGATGAAAAACAACATTTTCAGTGTCATTTTATGATACATGTTTCCATGGTATGACCAAAAAAGATAGGCTACTATCTTATTCAAACCACATAACTAttgaaaacacatttaaaaaatgcAGCGCAATGCGCATAACTTCCGACGCTCTGTTTAGCACAATGTTCTTGAAGGCGACCATATACGACTGGTCTGGCACATCATTTGTAATGAAGTAATTTAGCTAATTCGATTATAGCCGTCTTTTGAGCTGACCATGGCAGCCACTATTTTAGTAACACATGCCAAGTGGATTGGTAACACAGAGACATTTCGCTTGGCATTCTTTTAATTGAGAAAATACCTCTCGTTGTTGCAGGGGACTGTCGGGATTACTGAAATCCTGAGAGAAAAGCTCTGAGTCACCCAGTGTGACATCCGATAGAGGAGTATAGAATGGCTAGGCCTACTCAATGAAGAGCTCAATGTGGTATGCCACAAGCACCTGCTGCTTGCATTGAGAGGAAgaatagaaatacaaaacctgtATCCTGCTGActacattcccccccccccccaatggctttggtgctattttcacaagtatgtggtgaattttcaaaactcttagtacaaaactagTAGTAACACTAGTAACGCAGCCAGTCTTATATTCAAAACCTTTTGTTGTACATTCATTTTGGAGACATATTTCACCACACAATCATTGATCCAAAATATACATTTACTGTGAAATATCATGAGAACATTGATTTAATCACAAAAACACTACATAATGATATCTTCTCAATTGAGTTGTTTTAACAACCAGTTCATCCAATAGCAAAAAATGCAAGATACATTTTTCTAAATTGCCCTTTGAATGTAATATGCTACAGTTCTGTACATTGTAGTACATTACACTGCTTTAACATTAGGCATTACACTTGCACTATCCATCAAAATTGACTGAAAATCCCATTTCCATCATTTATATCCCATGTGTGATCAAAGGTGTGATCCTTGAAGACATTTTTCACAAT
This window contains:
- the LOC139551011 gene encoding retinol-binding protein 1-like isoform X1, whose product is MHSVASKQRYRISFAHFTGSKETRNTANMPVDLNGYWKMISNDNFEEYLKALDVNVAIRKIATLLKPDKDISHDGDHVVIKTLSTFKNYNMDFHVGKEFEEDLSGVDDRKCMTTISWEGDNLVCVQKGEKEGRGWTHWVEGDELHLELRACGAVCKQVFKKT
- the LOC139551011 gene encoding retinol-binding protein 1-like isoform X2, with the protein product MHSVASKQRYRISFAHFTGSKETRNTANMPVDLNGYWKMISNDNFEEYLKALDVNVAIRKIATLLKPDKDISHDGDHVVIKTLSTFKNYNMDFHVGKEFEEDLSGVDDRKCMKGEKEGRGWTHWVEGDELHLELRACGAVCKQVFKKT